Proteins from a single region of Vanessa tameamea isolate UH-Manoa-2023 chromosome 23, ilVanTame1 primary haplotype, whole genome shotgun sequence:
- the LOC113397678 gene encoding uncharacterized protein LOC113397678 yields the protein MANYYIICSLFVFLHIVYGTSYIKGLYCQDPDTKKLYPVNSTWRSETFCGNYTCKLRKKNLTETEYVPIRINITSHQLNEEYSIMSNGDMSISPSENSFIIKNIDPEKQPVFHRDFDNKINDLKEELENNKSKLADRYLTESEIEKITGILHTIKKSDLEDIVELYNIAQEIHKELDIAEAEKIVKDTINSIKNGEIKNKMPSQAQKDSISYWYEPLQHNGVKNKPVDLKTEGTKVVQTAYPYPYADAYYKRPQERDFRTLSHHYPTSSFHRMLSYLHNPYNSKQIGRQETKPCKNDNNLASSVVPVWYNPYPNNNPESYKKPSAAQPVFLPYPFSYVHHNFTHPASYYYTNYPWAQLNAYNRNKQYLQPYYGTYATQEPRTAIIANPEELEGKYDEPIEVRIDDIKPVNKELPEWQTEPLSAKVLDEVKANMLEKSKILKPLSLRKTLKLEKVGKVIKLDELTRSKRDAHDVSGTRVHDAISEEEYETYIEKTTCVSSMEPGYFSVGNETEPFPACCPQRINS from the exons atggcgAACTATTACATTATATGCAGTTTGTTTGTGTTCTTGCATATTGTTTATGGAACATCATATATAAAGG GTTTATATTGCCAGGATCCGGATACGAAAAAACTGTACCCGGTTAACTCGACTTGGCGATCGGAAACATTTTGTGGGAATTATACGTGTAAGCTTAGGAAGAAGAATTTAACTGAAACCGAGTACGTTCCCATAAGAATAAACATAACTTCTCATCAACTTAATGAAGAATACAGTATTATGAGCAACGGCGATATGTCTATAAGTCCGAgtgaaaattcatttattataaaaaacattgatcCTGAAAAACAACCAGTATTTCACAgagattttgataataaaataaatgatttaaaagaaGAATTAGAAAACAACAAATCCAAACTCGCCGATAGATATTTAACCGAATCAGAAATAGAAAAGATTACTGGAATACTTCATACGattaaaaaaagtgatttagaAGATATTGTTGAACTATACAATATAGCACAAGAAATTCACAAGGAATTAGATATAGCAGAAGCTGAAAAAATAGTCAAAGATAcaattaatagtattaaaaatggtgagattaaaaataaaatgccatCTCAGGCCCAAAAAGATTCAATATCCTATTGGTATGAGCCGCTTCAACACAACGGCGTTAAAAATAAACCAGTCGATTTGAAAACAGAAGGAACCAAAGTTGTACAAACAGCTTACCCTTATCCATACGCTGACGCTTACTACAAGAGACCGCAAGAGAGAGACTTCCGAACATTGTCGCATCATTACCCAACATCCAGCTTTCATAGAATGTTGTCATATTTACATAACCCGTATAATTCGAAACAAATCGGTCGTCAGGAAACGAAACCgtgtaaaaatgataataacctTGCAAGTTCAGTTGTACCAGTTTGGTATAATCCTTACCCAAATAACAACCCAGAATCATATAAGAAACCTTCCGCTGCCCAACCTGTATTTCTCCCCTATCCGTTCTCTTACGTACATCATAATTTTACACATCCAGCTAGTTACTACTACACCAATTATCCCTGGGCTCAATTAAATGCTTACAATAGAAATAAGCAATATCTTCAACCGTATTATGGAACATATGCTACTCAAGAACCCCGTACCGCTATAATTGCAAATCCAGAAGAATTAGAAGGCAAGTACGATGAACCAATTGAAGTTAGAATAGATGACATTAAACCTGTAAATAAAGAATTACCTGAATGGCAAACCGAACCACTATCTGCGAAGGTACTCGATGAAGTCAAAGCGAATATGTTAGAGAAATCAAAAATTTTGAAGCCACTGTCTTTGAGAAAAACGTTAAAATTGGAAAAAGTGGGGAAGGTTATTAAATTGGACGAATTAACACGAAGTAAACGGGATGCACATGATGTCAGTGGTACTAGAGTCCATGATGCAATATCAGAGGAAGAGTATGAGACTTATATCGAAAAAACGAC GTGCGTCTCGAGTATGGAACCCGGCTACTTCAGTGTGGGCAACGAGACAGAACCCTTCCCCGCGTGCTGCCCACAAAGGATAAACAGCTGA